In one window of Cydia fagiglandana chromosome 10, ilCydFagi1.1, whole genome shotgun sequence DNA:
- the LOC134668098 gene encoding leucine zipper putative tumor suppressor 2 homolog isoform X7: MTSLYNEGKSVIRPIAFKPPSHMTLYGSEYNTRHSSSDVREARWCGSPQPASLSALPPASLPAPLHQRHHSAIVTKSSSGLSVSESKEPAPAPSPADSGVAELERDHHDYSTTDRLRSHDIRLRAPRALTLQGYSRTNERDAELARVRRDRALLRQRLEDTEWSLCQRAGEIALLKTQLKDAQNEQTAKGHEYLTLKADCRQLREALDKKEKEIMRLRAESEEKEKNTNRLQSEVDRLTNDLMESVANLSKTKEASKSEIDKLKTELKELRQELSDVSLSGYEGIECGRTMRGIYDVCKTNEYHWTSSDSALEDAEVQRLNGELPDSCGEPCPASAMVDRLKCELEAKEQQFNNERRKWSEEKDKVLRYQKQLQLNYVQMFRRSRTLEAEVDSLRLELDLCNKNMKNVKHGKAIEL, encoded by the exons GGCAAATCAGTGATCCGTCCGATCGCGTTCAAG CCGCCCTCGCACATGACGCTCTACGGCAGTGAGTACAACACTAGAcaca GCTCATCAGACGTACGCGAAGCCCGCTGGTGCGGCTCTCCGCAGCCCGCGTCGCTTTCCGCTCTGCCGCCCGCCTCGCTACCCGCTCCGCTCCACCAACGCCACCACTCCGCTATTGT AACGAAGTCGAGTTCAGGACTGAGCGTGTCGGAGAGCAAGGAGCCGGCACCCGCGCCCTCGCCGGCTGATTCCGGCGTCGCTGAACTAGAGAGGGATCACCATGACTATAG TACAACCGACCGTCTCCGCTCGCACGACATCCGTCTCCGCGCACCGCGAGCCCTCACGCTGCAAGGTTACTCCAGAACCAACGAGAGAGATGCAGAACTGGCGCGGGTGCGACGCGATCGTGCGTTGTTGCGACAACGACTTGAAGACACGGAGTGGAGTCTCTGCCAGAGAGCGGGGGAAATCGCGCTGCTGAAGACCCAGCTTAAAGATGCACAG AACGAACAAACCGCAAAAGGCCACGAGTATCTCACCCTGAAAGCCGACTGCCGCCAACTACGAGAAGCACTCGACAAGAAGGAGAAAGAGATAATGAGACTCCGAGCAGAGTCAGAAGAAAAGGAAAAGAATACCAACCGGCTGCAATCCGAAGTCGACCGACTCACCAACGATCTTATGGAGAGCGTCGCCAACCTCTCTAAGACTAAAGAAGCAAGCAAAAGCGAGATAGATAAACTAAAGACCGAATTAAAAGAACTACGGCAGGAGCTGTCTGATGTTTCTTTAAGCGGTTACGAAGGGATCGAATGCGGAAGAACTATGAGAGGGATTTATGACGTATGCAAAACAAATGAGTATCACTGGACTTCAAGCGACAGCGCACTAGAAGACGCAGAGGTTCAGAGATTGAATGGAGAACTCCCGGACTCTTGCGGAGAACCCTGCCCCGCTAGCGCCATGGTCGACAGACTCAAGTGTGAACTCGAAGCTAAAGAACAACAATTCAACAACGAAAGAAGAAAGTGGTCCGAGGAGAAAGACAAAGTCCTCAGATACCAGAAGCAACTACAACTTAACTACGTCCAGATGTTTAGGCGCTCTCGTACTCTCGAAGCTGAGGTCGACAGCTTAAGACTTGAGCTCGATCTTTGCAACAAAAACATGAAGAACGTGAAACACGGAAAAGCTATAGAATTGTAA
- the LOC134668098 gene encoding leucine zipper putative tumor suppressor 2 isoform X1 gives MGPQRSGSPEPPPPAIQPCSGFLGNGKSVIRPIAFKPLGGRLSAGGERYGSTPVLASRPPSHMTLYGSEYNTRHSSSDVREARWCGSPQPASLSALPPASLPAPLHQRHHSAIVTKSSSGLSVSESKEPAPAPSPADSGVAELERDHHDYSTTDRLRSHDIRLRAPRALTLQGYSRTNERDAELARVRRDRALLRQRLEDTEWSLCQRAGEIALLKTQLKDAQNEQTAKGHEYLTLKADCRQLREALDKKEKEIMRLRAESEEKEKNTNRLQSEVDRLTNDLMESVANLSKTKEASKSEIDKLKTELKELRQELSDVSLSGYEGIECGRTMRGIYDVCKTNEYHWTSSDSALEDAEVQRLNGELPDSCGEPCPASAMVDRLKCELEAKEQQFNNERRKWSEEKDKVLRYQKQLQLNYVQMFRRSRTLEAEVDSLRLELDLCNKNMKNVKHGKAIEL, from the exons GGCAAATCAGTGATCCGTCCGATCGCGTTCAAGCCGCTGGGCGGGCGGCTGTCGGCGGGCGGGGAGCGCTACGGCTCGACCCCGGTGCTCGCGAGCCGCCCGCCCTCGCACATGACGCTCTACGGCAGTGAGTACAACACTAGAcaca GCTCATCAGACGTACGCGAAGCCCGCTGGTGCGGCTCTCCGCAGCCCGCGTCGCTTTCCGCTCTGCCGCCCGCCTCGCTACCCGCTCCGCTCCACCAACGCCACCACTCCGCTATTGT AACGAAGTCGAGTTCAGGACTGAGCGTGTCGGAGAGCAAGGAGCCGGCACCCGCGCCCTCGCCGGCTGATTCCGGCGTCGCTGAACTAGAGAGGGATCACCATGACTATAG TACAACCGACCGTCTCCGCTCGCACGACATCCGTCTCCGCGCACCGCGAGCCCTCACGCTGCAAGGTTACTCCAGAACCAACGAGAGAGATGCAGAACTGGCGCGGGTGCGACGCGATCGTGCGTTGTTGCGACAACGACTTGAAGACACGGAGTGGAGTCTCTGCCAGAGAGCGGGGGAAATCGCGCTGCTGAAGACCCAGCTTAAAGATGCACAG AACGAACAAACCGCAAAAGGCCACGAGTATCTCACCCTGAAAGCCGACTGCCGCCAACTACGAGAAGCACTCGACAAGAAGGAGAAAGAGATAATGAGACTCCGAGCAGAGTCAGAAGAAAAGGAAAAGAATACCAACCGGCTGCAATCCGAAGTCGACCGACTCACCAACGATCTTATGGAGAGCGTCGCCAACCTCTCTAAGACTAAAGAAGCAAGCAAAAGCGAGATAGATAAACTAAAGACCGAATTAAAAGAACTACGGCAGGAGCTGTCTGATGTTTCTTTAAGCGGTTACGAAGGGATCGAATGCGGAAGAACTATGAGAGGGATTTATGACGTATGCAAAACAAATGAGTATCACTGGACTTCAAGCGACAGCGCACTAGAAGACGCAGAGGTTCAGAGATTGAATGGAGAACTCCCGGACTCTTGCGGAGAACCCTGCCCCGCTAGCGCCATGGTCGACAGACTCAAGTGTGAACTCGAAGCTAAAGAACAACAATTCAACAACGAAAGAAGAAAGTGGTCCGAGGAGAAAGACAAAGTCCTCAGATACCAGAAGCAACTACAACTTAACTACGTCCAGATGTTTAGGCGCTCTCGTACTCTCGAAGCTGAGGTCGACAGCTTAAGACTTGAGCTCGATCTTTGCAACAAAAACATGAAGAACGTGAAACACGGAAAAGCTATAGAATTGTAA
- the LOC134668098 gene encoding leucine zipper putative tumor suppressor 2 homolog isoform X3 encodes MTSLYNEGKSVIRPIAFKPLGGRLSAGGERYGSTPVLASRPPSHMTLYGSEYNTRHSSSDVREARWCGSPQPASLSALPPASLPAPLHQRHHSAIVTKSSSGLSVSESKEPAPAPSPADSGVAELERDHHDYSTTDRLRSHDIRLRAPRALTLQGYSRTNERDAELARVRRDRALLRQRLEDTEWSLCQRAGEIALLKTQLKDAQNEQTAKGHEYLTLKADCRQLREALDKKEKEIMRLRAESEEKEKNTNRLQSEVDRLTNDLMESVANLSKTKEASKSEIDKLKTELKELRQELSDVSLSGYEGIECGRTMRGIYDVCKTNEYHWTSSDSALEDAEVQRLNGELPDSCGEPCPASAMVDRLKCELEAKEQQFNNERRKWSEEKDKVLRYQKQLQLNYVQMFRRSRTLEAEVDSLRLELDLCNKNMKNVKHGKAIEL; translated from the exons GGCAAATCAGTGATCCGTCCGATCGCGTTCAAGCCGCTGGGCGGGCGGCTGTCGGCGGGCGGGGAGCGCTACGGCTCGACCCCGGTGCTCGCGAGCCGCCCGCCCTCGCACATGACGCTCTACGGCAGTGAGTACAACACTAGAcaca GCTCATCAGACGTACGCGAAGCCCGCTGGTGCGGCTCTCCGCAGCCCGCGTCGCTTTCCGCTCTGCCGCCCGCCTCGCTACCCGCTCCGCTCCACCAACGCCACCACTCCGCTATTGT AACGAAGTCGAGTTCAGGACTGAGCGTGTCGGAGAGCAAGGAGCCGGCACCCGCGCCCTCGCCGGCTGATTCCGGCGTCGCTGAACTAGAGAGGGATCACCATGACTATAG TACAACCGACCGTCTCCGCTCGCACGACATCCGTCTCCGCGCACCGCGAGCCCTCACGCTGCAAGGTTACTCCAGAACCAACGAGAGAGATGCAGAACTGGCGCGGGTGCGACGCGATCGTGCGTTGTTGCGACAACGACTTGAAGACACGGAGTGGAGTCTCTGCCAGAGAGCGGGGGAAATCGCGCTGCTGAAGACCCAGCTTAAAGATGCACAG AACGAACAAACCGCAAAAGGCCACGAGTATCTCACCCTGAAAGCCGACTGCCGCCAACTACGAGAAGCACTCGACAAGAAGGAGAAAGAGATAATGAGACTCCGAGCAGAGTCAGAAGAAAAGGAAAAGAATACCAACCGGCTGCAATCCGAAGTCGACCGACTCACCAACGATCTTATGGAGAGCGTCGCCAACCTCTCTAAGACTAAAGAAGCAAGCAAAAGCGAGATAGATAAACTAAAGACCGAATTAAAAGAACTACGGCAGGAGCTGTCTGATGTTTCTTTAAGCGGTTACGAAGGGATCGAATGCGGAAGAACTATGAGAGGGATTTATGACGTATGCAAAACAAATGAGTATCACTGGACTTCAAGCGACAGCGCACTAGAAGACGCAGAGGTTCAGAGATTGAATGGAGAACTCCCGGACTCTTGCGGAGAACCCTGCCCCGCTAGCGCCATGGTCGACAGACTCAAGTGTGAACTCGAAGCTAAAGAACAACAATTCAACAACGAAAGAAGAAAGTGGTCCGAGGAGAAAGACAAAGTCCTCAGATACCAGAAGCAACTACAACTTAACTACGTCCAGATGTTTAGGCGCTCTCGTACTCTCGAAGCTGAGGTCGACAGCTTAAGACTTGAGCTCGATCTTTGCAACAAAAACATGAAGAACGTGAAACACGGAAAAGCTATAGAATTGTAA
- the LOC134668098 gene encoding leucine zipper putative tumor suppressor 2 homolog isoform X4: MGPQRSGSPEPPPPAIQPCSGFLGNGKSVIRPIAFKPPSHMTLYGSEYNTRHSSSDVREARWCGSPQPASLSALPPASLPAPLHQRHHSAIVTKSSSGLSVSESKEPAPAPSPADSGVAELERDHHDYSTTDRLRSHDIRLRAPRALTLQGYSRTNERDAELARVRRDRALLRQRLEDTEWSLCQRAGEIALLKTQLKDAQNEQTAKGHEYLTLKADCRQLREALDKKEKEIMRLRAESEEKEKNTNRLQSEVDRLTNDLMESVANLSKTKEASKSEIDKLKTELKELRQELSDVSLSGYEGIECGRTMRGIYDVCKTNEYHWTSSDSALEDAEVQRLNGELPDSCGEPCPASAMVDRLKCELEAKEQQFNNERRKWSEEKDKVLRYQKQLQLNYVQMFRRSRTLEAEVDSLRLELDLCNKNMKNVKHGKAIEL, translated from the exons GGCAAATCAGTGATCCGTCCGATCGCGTTCAAG CCGCCCTCGCACATGACGCTCTACGGCAGTGAGTACAACACTAGAcaca GCTCATCAGACGTACGCGAAGCCCGCTGGTGCGGCTCTCCGCAGCCCGCGTCGCTTTCCGCTCTGCCGCCCGCCTCGCTACCCGCTCCGCTCCACCAACGCCACCACTCCGCTATTGT AACGAAGTCGAGTTCAGGACTGAGCGTGTCGGAGAGCAAGGAGCCGGCACCCGCGCCCTCGCCGGCTGATTCCGGCGTCGCTGAACTAGAGAGGGATCACCATGACTATAG TACAACCGACCGTCTCCGCTCGCACGACATCCGTCTCCGCGCACCGCGAGCCCTCACGCTGCAAGGTTACTCCAGAACCAACGAGAGAGATGCAGAACTGGCGCGGGTGCGACGCGATCGTGCGTTGTTGCGACAACGACTTGAAGACACGGAGTGGAGTCTCTGCCAGAGAGCGGGGGAAATCGCGCTGCTGAAGACCCAGCTTAAAGATGCACAG AACGAACAAACCGCAAAAGGCCACGAGTATCTCACCCTGAAAGCCGACTGCCGCCAACTACGAGAAGCACTCGACAAGAAGGAGAAAGAGATAATGAGACTCCGAGCAGAGTCAGAAGAAAAGGAAAAGAATACCAACCGGCTGCAATCCGAAGTCGACCGACTCACCAACGATCTTATGGAGAGCGTCGCCAACCTCTCTAAGACTAAAGAAGCAAGCAAAAGCGAGATAGATAAACTAAAGACCGAATTAAAAGAACTACGGCAGGAGCTGTCTGATGTTTCTTTAAGCGGTTACGAAGGGATCGAATGCGGAAGAACTATGAGAGGGATTTATGACGTATGCAAAACAAATGAGTATCACTGGACTTCAAGCGACAGCGCACTAGAAGACGCAGAGGTTCAGAGATTGAATGGAGAACTCCCGGACTCTTGCGGAGAACCCTGCCCCGCTAGCGCCATGGTCGACAGACTCAAGTGTGAACTCGAAGCTAAAGAACAACAATTCAACAACGAAAGAAGAAAGTGGTCCGAGGAGAAAGACAAAGTCCTCAGATACCAGAAGCAACTACAACTTAACTACGTCCAGATGTTTAGGCGCTCTCGTACTCTCGAAGCTGAGGTCGACAGCTTAAGACTTGAGCTCGATCTTTGCAACAAAAACATGAAGAACGTGAAACACGGAAAAGCTATAGAATTGTAA
- the LOC134668098 gene encoding leucine zipper putative tumor suppressor 2 isoform X2, with amino-acid sequence MGPQRSGSPEPPPPAIQPCSGFLGNGKSVIRPIAFKPLGGRLSAGGERYGSTPVLASRPPSHMTLYGSSSDVREARWCGSPQPASLSALPPASLPAPLHQRHHSAIVTKSSSGLSVSESKEPAPAPSPADSGVAELERDHHDYSTTDRLRSHDIRLRAPRALTLQGYSRTNERDAELARVRRDRALLRQRLEDTEWSLCQRAGEIALLKTQLKDAQNEQTAKGHEYLTLKADCRQLREALDKKEKEIMRLRAESEEKEKNTNRLQSEVDRLTNDLMESVANLSKTKEASKSEIDKLKTELKELRQELSDVSLSGYEGIECGRTMRGIYDVCKTNEYHWTSSDSALEDAEVQRLNGELPDSCGEPCPASAMVDRLKCELEAKEQQFNNERRKWSEEKDKVLRYQKQLQLNYVQMFRRSRTLEAEVDSLRLELDLCNKNMKNVKHGKAIEL; translated from the exons GGCAAATCAGTGATCCGTCCGATCGCGTTCAAGCCGCTGGGCGGGCGGCTGTCGGCGGGCGGGGAGCGCTACGGCTCGACCCCGGTGCTCGCGAGCCGCCCGCCCTCGCACATGACGCTCTACGGCA GCTCATCAGACGTACGCGAAGCCCGCTGGTGCGGCTCTCCGCAGCCCGCGTCGCTTTCCGCTCTGCCGCCCGCCTCGCTACCCGCTCCGCTCCACCAACGCCACCACTCCGCTATTGT AACGAAGTCGAGTTCAGGACTGAGCGTGTCGGAGAGCAAGGAGCCGGCACCCGCGCCCTCGCCGGCTGATTCCGGCGTCGCTGAACTAGAGAGGGATCACCATGACTATAG TACAACCGACCGTCTCCGCTCGCACGACATCCGTCTCCGCGCACCGCGAGCCCTCACGCTGCAAGGTTACTCCAGAACCAACGAGAGAGATGCAGAACTGGCGCGGGTGCGACGCGATCGTGCGTTGTTGCGACAACGACTTGAAGACACGGAGTGGAGTCTCTGCCAGAGAGCGGGGGAAATCGCGCTGCTGAAGACCCAGCTTAAAGATGCACAG AACGAACAAACCGCAAAAGGCCACGAGTATCTCACCCTGAAAGCCGACTGCCGCCAACTACGAGAAGCACTCGACAAGAAGGAGAAAGAGATAATGAGACTCCGAGCAGAGTCAGAAGAAAAGGAAAAGAATACCAACCGGCTGCAATCCGAAGTCGACCGACTCACCAACGATCTTATGGAGAGCGTCGCCAACCTCTCTAAGACTAAAGAAGCAAGCAAAAGCGAGATAGATAAACTAAAGACCGAATTAAAAGAACTACGGCAGGAGCTGTCTGATGTTTCTTTAAGCGGTTACGAAGGGATCGAATGCGGAAGAACTATGAGAGGGATTTATGACGTATGCAAAACAAATGAGTATCACTGGACTTCAAGCGACAGCGCACTAGAAGACGCAGAGGTTCAGAGATTGAATGGAGAACTCCCGGACTCTTGCGGAGAACCCTGCCCCGCTAGCGCCATGGTCGACAGACTCAAGTGTGAACTCGAAGCTAAAGAACAACAATTCAACAACGAAAGAAGAAAGTGGTCCGAGGAGAAAGACAAAGTCCTCAGATACCAGAAGCAACTACAACTTAACTACGTCCAGATGTTTAGGCGCTCTCGTACTCTCGAAGCTGAGGTCGACAGCTTAAGACTTGAGCTCGATCTTTGCAACAAAAACATGAAGAACGTGAAACACGGAAAAGCTATAGAATTGTAA
- the LOC134668098 gene encoding leucine zipper putative tumor suppressor 2 homolog isoform X6 gives MGPQRSGSPEPPPPAIQPCSGFLGNGKSVIRPIAFKPPSHMTLYGSSSDVREARWCGSPQPASLSALPPASLPAPLHQRHHSAIVTKSSSGLSVSESKEPAPAPSPADSGVAELERDHHDYSTTDRLRSHDIRLRAPRALTLQGYSRTNERDAELARVRRDRALLRQRLEDTEWSLCQRAGEIALLKTQLKDAQNEQTAKGHEYLTLKADCRQLREALDKKEKEIMRLRAESEEKEKNTNRLQSEVDRLTNDLMESVANLSKTKEASKSEIDKLKTELKELRQELSDVSLSGYEGIECGRTMRGIYDVCKTNEYHWTSSDSALEDAEVQRLNGELPDSCGEPCPASAMVDRLKCELEAKEQQFNNERRKWSEEKDKVLRYQKQLQLNYVQMFRRSRTLEAEVDSLRLELDLCNKNMKNVKHGKAIEL, from the exons GGCAAATCAGTGATCCGTCCGATCGCGTTCAAG CCGCCCTCGCACATGACGCTCTACGGCA GCTCATCAGACGTACGCGAAGCCCGCTGGTGCGGCTCTCCGCAGCCCGCGTCGCTTTCCGCTCTGCCGCCCGCCTCGCTACCCGCTCCGCTCCACCAACGCCACCACTCCGCTATTGT AACGAAGTCGAGTTCAGGACTGAGCGTGTCGGAGAGCAAGGAGCCGGCACCCGCGCCCTCGCCGGCTGATTCCGGCGTCGCTGAACTAGAGAGGGATCACCATGACTATAG TACAACCGACCGTCTCCGCTCGCACGACATCCGTCTCCGCGCACCGCGAGCCCTCACGCTGCAAGGTTACTCCAGAACCAACGAGAGAGATGCAGAACTGGCGCGGGTGCGACGCGATCGTGCGTTGTTGCGACAACGACTTGAAGACACGGAGTGGAGTCTCTGCCAGAGAGCGGGGGAAATCGCGCTGCTGAAGACCCAGCTTAAAGATGCACAG AACGAACAAACCGCAAAAGGCCACGAGTATCTCACCCTGAAAGCCGACTGCCGCCAACTACGAGAAGCACTCGACAAGAAGGAGAAAGAGATAATGAGACTCCGAGCAGAGTCAGAAGAAAAGGAAAAGAATACCAACCGGCTGCAATCCGAAGTCGACCGACTCACCAACGATCTTATGGAGAGCGTCGCCAACCTCTCTAAGACTAAAGAAGCAAGCAAAAGCGAGATAGATAAACTAAAGACCGAATTAAAAGAACTACGGCAGGAGCTGTCTGATGTTTCTTTAAGCGGTTACGAAGGGATCGAATGCGGAAGAACTATGAGAGGGATTTATGACGTATGCAAAACAAATGAGTATCACTGGACTTCAAGCGACAGCGCACTAGAAGACGCAGAGGTTCAGAGATTGAATGGAGAACTCCCGGACTCTTGCGGAGAACCCTGCCCCGCTAGCGCCATGGTCGACAGACTCAAGTGTGAACTCGAAGCTAAAGAACAACAATTCAACAACGAAAGAAGAAAGTGGTCCGAGGAGAAAGACAAAGTCCTCAGATACCAGAAGCAACTACAACTTAACTACGTCCAGATGTTTAGGCGCTCTCGTACTCTCGAAGCTGAGGTCGACAGCTTAAGACTTGAGCTCGATCTTTGCAACAAAAACATGAAGAACGTGAAACACGGAAAAGCTATAGAATTGTAA
- the LOC134668098 gene encoding leucine zipper putative tumor suppressor 2 homolog isoform X5: MTSLYNEGKSVIRPIAFKPLGGRLSAGGERYGSTPVLASRPPSHMTLYGSSSDVREARWCGSPQPASLSALPPASLPAPLHQRHHSAIVTKSSSGLSVSESKEPAPAPSPADSGVAELERDHHDYSTTDRLRSHDIRLRAPRALTLQGYSRTNERDAELARVRRDRALLRQRLEDTEWSLCQRAGEIALLKTQLKDAQNEQTAKGHEYLTLKADCRQLREALDKKEKEIMRLRAESEEKEKNTNRLQSEVDRLTNDLMESVANLSKTKEASKSEIDKLKTELKELRQELSDVSLSGYEGIECGRTMRGIYDVCKTNEYHWTSSDSALEDAEVQRLNGELPDSCGEPCPASAMVDRLKCELEAKEQQFNNERRKWSEEKDKVLRYQKQLQLNYVQMFRRSRTLEAEVDSLRLELDLCNKNMKNVKHGKAIEL; the protein is encoded by the exons GGCAAATCAGTGATCCGTCCGATCGCGTTCAAGCCGCTGGGCGGGCGGCTGTCGGCGGGCGGGGAGCGCTACGGCTCGACCCCGGTGCTCGCGAGCCGCCCGCCCTCGCACATGACGCTCTACGGCA GCTCATCAGACGTACGCGAAGCCCGCTGGTGCGGCTCTCCGCAGCCCGCGTCGCTTTCCGCTCTGCCGCCCGCCTCGCTACCCGCTCCGCTCCACCAACGCCACCACTCCGCTATTGT AACGAAGTCGAGTTCAGGACTGAGCGTGTCGGAGAGCAAGGAGCCGGCACCCGCGCCCTCGCCGGCTGATTCCGGCGTCGCTGAACTAGAGAGGGATCACCATGACTATAG TACAACCGACCGTCTCCGCTCGCACGACATCCGTCTCCGCGCACCGCGAGCCCTCACGCTGCAAGGTTACTCCAGAACCAACGAGAGAGATGCAGAACTGGCGCGGGTGCGACGCGATCGTGCGTTGTTGCGACAACGACTTGAAGACACGGAGTGGAGTCTCTGCCAGAGAGCGGGGGAAATCGCGCTGCTGAAGACCCAGCTTAAAGATGCACAG AACGAACAAACCGCAAAAGGCCACGAGTATCTCACCCTGAAAGCCGACTGCCGCCAACTACGAGAAGCACTCGACAAGAAGGAGAAAGAGATAATGAGACTCCGAGCAGAGTCAGAAGAAAAGGAAAAGAATACCAACCGGCTGCAATCCGAAGTCGACCGACTCACCAACGATCTTATGGAGAGCGTCGCCAACCTCTCTAAGACTAAAGAAGCAAGCAAAAGCGAGATAGATAAACTAAAGACCGAATTAAAAGAACTACGGCAGGAGCTGTCTGATGTTTCTTTAAGCGGTTACGAAGGGATCGAATGCGGAAGAACTATGAGAGGGATTTATGACGTATGCAAAACAAATGAGTATCACTGGACTTCAAGCGACAGCGCACTAGAAGACGCAGAGGTTCAGAGATTGAATGGAGAACTCCCGGACTCTTGCGGAGAACCCTGCCCCGCTAGCGCCATGGTCGACAGACTCAAGTGTGAACTCGAAGCTAAAGAACAACAATTCAACAACGAAAGAAGAAAGTGGTCCGAGGAGAAAGACAAAGTCCTCAGATACCAGAAGCAACTACAACTTAACTACGTCCAGATGTTTAGGCGCTCTCGTACTCTCGAAGCTGAGGTCGACAGCTTAAGACTTGAGCTCGATCTTTGCAACAAAAACATGAAGAACGTGAAACACGGAAAAGCTATAGAATTGTAA